The DNA sequence TACGGTTTTCAATGCAGGAGTTGAAATTGGATTAGGCCCGGTCAAACTGAAAGAGATCCGCCAGCTAATTGAAGATACCTATTGCCGTTCTATCGGAGTAGAATTTCGCTATATCCGCAACCCTGAAAAAGTAAAATGGCTGCAGGAGCGTATGGAAGCAGAACGCAATAAGCCTAACTATTCCGACGATCAGAAAAAACGAATCTTACAAAAAATCAATAAGGCGGTTTCCTTCGAAACTTTTCTAGGCACTAAATTCTTAGGCCAGAAGCGATTTTCACTGGAAGGTGCAGAAAGTTTAATCCCTGCCCTTGACTCTGTGATTGAAAAAGGAGCCGACATTGGCATACAGGAATTCATGATTGGCATGGCACATCGCGGACGTTTGAACGTGTTGGCCAACATCATGGGTAAATCCTATAAATCCATCTTTTCTGAATTTGCCGGAAAGATGTACAAAGACGAAGATCCAGAGATGGCCTTCGGTGGTGACGTAAAATACCATCTTGGGTTTTCATCAGATATTAAAACCGATACCGGCAAGGATGTGCATTTAAGCCTTGCGCCCAATCCTTCGCACTTGGAAACGGTGGATCCAATCGTTGAAGGTATTGTACGTTCCAAAATTGACATGAAATATGATGGCGACTCTTCCAAGATTGCGCCGATCCTTATTCATGGTGATGCGGCGATAGCTGGACAGGGCGTGGTATATGAAGTGACGCAAATGTCCAAACTGGACGGCTACAAGACTGGTGGAACGATTCATATTGTGATCAACAATCAGGTTGGTTTTACCACCAACTATAAAGATGCCCGTTCGGGTACCTACTGTACAGACGTTGCGAAAATCTCCTCTTCTCCTGTTTTCCATGTGAATGGTGATGATGCGGAAGCGGTTGTTTACGCGATTACGCTTGCCGTAGAGTATCGTCAGAAATACAAAACAGACGTATACATCGACTTGTTGTGTTACCGTCGTTATGGTCATAATGAGGCGGATGAGCCTAAGTTCACCCAACCTTTATTGTACAAAGCGATTGAGCAACATGCGAATCCGAAAGAGATCTACGCTAAAAAATTGGTAGATGCGGGCGTGATTGACGATAACTACGCGAAAGAGGTTGAGAAAGAATTTAAAGCGTATCTACAATCTCAGCTCAACGACTCTAAGAAAATTGAGAATATTGAAGATGAAGCACCTATGTTTGGTGGCGCCTGGAAAGGCCTCCGCCCAGCACGTAAGGTAGATTTGGATGATGATGTAACTACGCGCATTCCGGCAGATGACTTCAAAGCACTGGCGGAGCAAATTACGTCACTTCCCAAAGAGAAAAAATTCTTCCGCAAAATCTCTAAGCTTTTTGAAGATCGAAGTAAGATGATCGAAAAAGACTCTTACGATTGGGCTATGGGTGAGTTAATGGCATACGCCAGCTTACTCGCAGATGGTAAACGCGTGCGTATCTCCGGTCAGGATGTACAACGAGGTACCTTCTCCCATCGCCATGCCGTACTAACTTTAGAGGATTCGGAAGAAAAATACGTACCATTGGCGCAGGTAGATGGTGGAGATCGTTTCAACATCTACAACTCTCTGCTTTCTGAATATGCTGTACTAGGTTTTGAATATGGTTATGCTTTGGCCAATCCAAATGCGTTGACCGTATGGGAAGCTCAATTTGGAGACTTCTATAATGGTGCTCAAATCATCATCGATCAATACTTAGCGAGTGCCGAGAGTAAATGGAGACGATCAAACGGTATGGTGCTCCTATTGCCACATGGCATGGAAGGCCAGGGACCAGAACACTCTTCTGCACGTATTGAACGCTTCCTGGAGTTGTGTGCACATGGCAATATGATTTTGGCGAATTGTACTTCTCCAGCCAACTACTTCCACTTGCTACGTCGTCAGTTGGTACGCGAATTCCGGAAACCATTGGTGGTGTTTACACCAAAGAGTTTGCTGCGCCATCCAAAAGTGACCTCAAAATTAGCGGAATTTACGGACAAGGATTTTCAACCCGTGTTGGATGATGCCTTTGTAAAGGCAGCCAGCGTAAAGCGTGTATTATTCTGTTCAGGTAAGGTATATTTTGACCTGTTGGAAAAACAACAGGCAGATAAACGTACAGATGTAGCCATCGTTCGTATTGAGCAATTGTATCCAGCACCTGTGGCTCAGTTGGAAGAAATTCGCAAACGCTACAAAAAAGCAACAGAATTTATCTGGGTGCAGGAAGAGAATGAAAACATGGGGGCATGGCCGTATTACTGCCGCAAGTTCCGCAAATCGGACATTGAATTTACAGATGTCATTTCCAGAACGGAAAATGCGAGCCCAGCTACTGGCTACATGAAAAAGCACACCGTGCAACAAGAAGAAATCGTTAATAAATCATTTGCATAAACAAAAAACGCAAATCGGCAGTGCACACGTGCGCTTCACCGATTAAAAAAACAATACTATGAGCTTAGAGATAAAAGTTCCTACCGTAGGCGAATCCATCACCGAAGTTGTTTTGGCCCAGTGGCTAA is a window from the Sphingobacterium sp. lm-10 genome containing:
- a CDS encoding 2-oxoglutarate dehydrogenase E1 component, whose product is MDKLTYLSNADTSYIENLYQTYKEDPSSVDFGWQKFFEGFEFGQTADGSSGENFDQVSDHAIKEINVLNMIHGYRDRGHLFTDTNPVRERRKYYPGKELETFGLSDADMDTVFNAGVEIGLGPVKLKEIRQLIEDTYCRSIGVEFRYIRNPEKVKWLQERMEAERNKPNYSDDQKKRILQKINKAVSFETFLGTKFLGQKRFSLEGAESLIPALDSVIEKGADIGIQEFMIGMAHRGRLNVLANIMGKSYKSIFSEFAGKMYKDEDPEMAFGGDVKYHLGFSSDIKTDTGKDVHLSLAPNPSHLETVDPIVEGIVRSKIDMKYDGDSSKIAPILIHGDAAIAGQGVVYEVTQMSKLDGYKTGGTIHIVINNQVGFTTNYKDARSGTYCTDVAKISSSPVFHVNGDDAEAVVYAITLAVEYRQKYKTDVYIDLLCYRRYGHNEADEPKFTQPLLYKAIEQHANPKEIYAKKLVDAGVIDDNYAKEVEKEFKAYLQSQLNDSKKIENIEDEAPMFGGAWKGLRPARKVDLDDDVTTRIPADDFKALAEQITSLPKEKKFFRKISKLFEDRSKMIEKDSYDWAMGELMAYASLLADGKRVRISGQDVQRGTFSHRHAVLTLEDSEEKYVPLAQVDGGDRFNIYNSLLSEYAVLGFEYGYALANPNALTVWEAQFGDFYNGAQIIIDQYLASAESKWRRSNGMVLLLPHGMEGQGPEHSSARIERFLELCAHGNMILANCTSPANYFHLLRRQLVREFRKPLVVFTPKSLLRHPKVTSKLAEFTDKDFQPVLDDAFVKAASVKRVLFCSGKVYFDLLEKQQADKRTDVAIVRIEQLYPAPVAQLEEIRKRYKKATEFIWVQEENENMGAWPYYCRKFRKSDIEFTDVISRTENASPATGYMKKHTVQQEEIVNKSFA